One segment of Xanthomonas oryzae pv. oryzae DNA contains the following:
- the purT gene encoding formate-dependent phosphoribosylglycinamide formyltransferase — protein sequence MTTLGTPLSPSATRVLLLGSGELGKEVAIELQRFGVEVIAADRYANAPAMQVAHRSHVLDMLDPAALRVLIASERPHVIVPEIEAIHTETLVALEREQGQKVIPAARAARLTMDREGIRRLAAETLGLPTSPYRFVDTAADYREAIAAVGLPCVVKPVMSSSGKGQSTLRSEADIDAAWEYAQTGGRAGAGRCIVEGFIDFDYEITLLTVRHAGGTSYCDPIGHWQQDGDYRESWQPQPMSAAALRRSQEIAKAITDDLGGWGLFGVELFVKGDEVWFSEVSPRPHDTGLVTLVSQELSEFALHARAILGLPVGAEDGGVIGQSGPSASCALLAHGNGVPVFDNVADALRDPDTALRLFGKPRVDGHRRVGVTLARADSIDAAREKARVAAAALGIQLTA from the coding sequence ATGACCACCCTTGGCACCCCGCTGTCGCCTTCCGCCACCCGCGTGCTGCTGCTGGGCTCTGGTGAGCTGGGCAAGGAAGTGGCGATTGAACTGCAGCGTTTCGGCGTGGAAGTGATCGCGGCCGACCGCTACGCCAATGCGCCGGCGATGCAGGTGGCGCATCGCTCGCACGTGCTGGATATGCTCGACCCCGCAGCGCTGCGCGTGCTGATCGCCAGCGAGCGGCCGCATGTGATCGTGCCGGAGATCGAAGCGATCCATACCGAAACACTGGTGGCACTGGAACGCGAGCAGGGCCAGAAAGTCATCCCCGCTGCGCGTGCCGCACGCCTGACCATGGACCGCGAAGGCATCCGTCGGCTGGCTGCCGAAACGCTGGGCCTGCCGACCTCGCCGTATCGCTTCGTCGACACCGCTGCCGACTACCGCGAGGCGATTGCGGCAGTGGGCCTGCCATGCGTGGTCAAGCCGGTGATGTCGTCCTCGGGCAAGGGCCAGAGCACCTTGCGCAGCGAAGCCGATATCGATGCGGCGTGGGAGTACGCGCAGACCGGAGGGCGTGCCGGCGCCGGCCGCTGCATCGTCGAAGGCTTTATCGATTTCGATTACGAAATCACCTTGCTCACCGTGCGCCATGCCGGTGGCACCTCGTACTGCGATCCCATCGGACATTGGCAGCAGGACGGCGACTATCGCGAAAGCTGGCAGCCGCAGCCGATGTCGGCCGCTGCATTGCGCCGCTCGCAGGAGATCGCCAAGGCCATCACCGACGATCTCGGCGGCTGGGGCCTGTTCGGCGTGGAATTGTTCGTCAAGGGCGACGAAGTGTGGTTCAGCGAAGTGTCGCCGCGCCCGCACGACACCGGTCTGGTCACGCTGGTCTCGCAGGAACTGAGCGAATTCGCGCTGCACGCCCGCGCCATTCTTGGTCTGCCGGTGGGCGCAGAAGACGGCGGCGTGATCGGTCAGAGCGGCCCCTCCGCATCCTGCGCGTTGCTGGCGCACGGCAATGGCGTGCCGGTGTTCGACAACGTGGCCGACGCGCTACGCGATCCGGACACCGCATTGCGCCTGTTCGGTAAACCCCGCGTGGATGGTCATCGCCGCGTCGGTGTCACCCTGGCGCGCGCGGACAGCATCGATGCTGCGCGCGAGAAGGCGCGTGTGGCGGCGGCTGCGCTGGGGATACAACTGACTGCCTGA
- a CDS encoding M15 family metallopeptidase, which yields MAVVVAGVVIFLLVVSIACWLLLFPEALERVQAWLGERLRGLRQGAGRVGQRVGRSAGGVGEGVRGGIGGVTDFFRRHRWVILCATLLLLVPPSVILLVRQNVVLEDFRADDMNESSSMVAQLLRGERLVPPLAPPPEVFTTEEIRRTRPEIVTADRRWESIDADLQQRVLAIYEVMRRQYGYEMVLVEGYRSPERQAELMGGDRATRAGSWQSCHQYGLAVDSAPLRDGKLQWDMGDPWTRRAYFLYGELAQQAGLEWGGSWRSIKDYVHLEKLEACRSARAAKRAELAQG from the coding sequence GTGGCAGTCGTCGTTGCGGGCGTGGTGATCTTCCTGCTGGTGGTGTCTATCGCCTGCTGGCTGCTGTTGTTTCCGGAGGCGCTGGAGCGGGTGCAGGCCTGGTTAGGCGAGCGCCTGCGCGGCCTTCGGCAAGGCGCCGGGCGGGTCGGCCAGCGCGTGGGCCGCAGCGCTGGCGGAGTCGGCGAGGGGGTGCGCGGCGGGATCGGCGGGGTGACGGATTTCTTTCGGCGTCATCGCTGGGTCATCCTGTGCGCGACGCTGCTCTTGCTGGTGCCGCCGAGCGTGATCCTGCTGGTCCGGCAGAACGTGGTGCTGGAGGATTTCCGTGCCGACGACATGAATGAATCCAGCAGCATGGTGGCGCAACTGCTGCGCGGCGAACGCTTGGTGCCGCCGCTGGCGCCGCCGCCGGAGGTATTCACCACCGAGGAGATCCGCCGCACCCGCCCGGAGATCGTCACTGCGGACCGGCGCTGGGAAAGCATCGACGCCGACCTGCAACAGCGCGTGCTCGCGATCTACGAGGTCATGCGTCGCCAGTACGGCTACGAAATGGTGCTAGTGGAGGGCTATCGCAGCCCGGAGCGCCAGGCCGAGTTGATGGGCGGCGACCGCGCCACCCGCGCCGGCTCCTGGCAGAGCTGCCACCAGTATGGCCTGGCGGTGGACAGCGCGCCGCTGCGCGACGGCAAGCTGCAGTGGGACATGGGCGATCCGTGGACCAGACGCGCCTACTTCCTCTACGGCGAGCTTGCGCAGCAGGCCGGGCTGGAGTGGGGCGGCAGCTGGCGCAGTATCAAGGACTACGTGCATCTGGAGAAGCTGGAGGCCTGCCGCAGCGCCCGCGCCGCCAAGCGCGCTGAATTGGCCCAAGGGTGA
- a CDS encoding PAAR domain-containing protein, which produces MSRPFIVVGDQLDHGGSVVTGSAETDVDGKPVARIGDKVVCNVHGQTEIASGDATVMIDGKPVARHGDKTACGGTLISTQGTTGIG; this is translated from the coding sequence ATGTCACGACCTTTTATTGTTGTAGGCGATCAGCTCGATCATGGCGGGAGCGTAGTCACAGGTTCGGCCGAAACCGATGTGGACGGCAAGCCGGTGGCGCGTATCGGCGACAAGGTGGTGTGCAACGTGCACGGTCAGACCGAGATCGCCAGCGGGGACGCCACGGTGATGATCGACGGCAAGCCGGTGGCTCGGCACGGTGACAAGACCGCCTGCGGGGGTACACTTATCTCCACTCAGGGAACGACTGGCATCGGATGA
- the tssM gene encoding type VI secretion system membrane subunit TssM, which yields MFSNLRYYLRDYRLWMILGLLAAAAVAYFGTEGLREIGLWAAAVLAVCLTIWLLVWIVRRIIARRAARSLDAMVQGEADRAVAAAQPANRADTEALRSRMLEAVKAIKSSRLGVLKGKAALYELPWYVIIGNPAAGKSTAILNSGLQFPFEDNRGNVIQGIGGTRNCDWYFTMTGIVLDTAGRYSVSVEDRLEWLTFLALLKKHRPRAPINGIIIAASIAELSGSKPEFAIELAKNLRQRVQEITQRLEVFAPVYVVFTKADLIAGFSEFFHNLDPSERENVWGATLPYDPTANTDALAAFDTHFDELAEGLKEMSLAHMAMQRGRQVSPGLLTLPLEFVGIKPALRTFIATLFEENPYQFKPVFRGFYFSSALQEGHSVHHASERVSRQFALQARAQSGEAVPSGQTAYFLKDLFRKVIFTDKQLVRQYSSPHQNRLRYGVFLGGVAVLALALGLWTWSYTTNVQLVNNATKDLDQAVRVQANRVDLQSRIDALLLLQDRLEQLDRYKQKGGITSGLGLYQGGNIRKKLLAEYYNGMRQVMLEPTTANLESFLGQVVSERDRLGKAAGPQQAAQQDSVLYQDASPTDTNDAYNALKTYLMLGNRKHVESAHLTQQLTLFWRGWLDANRGQMTREEMTRAAEKLMTFYVAQAEDAQWPQVQTKVTLVNDSREALTRVMKGQPAMQRVFAQIKARAAARFPTVTVNALIGEEANSGAITGSYAISGAFSREAWEEYVKDAIKEAANTQLSTTDWVLDTSEQSDLSLAGSPEHVARELVTAYKQEYAKEWRKFIQGISVAPFHGFDQALSRMNRIGDPANSPLRKLLEKINEQTIWDNPMADALSKKASGGVVAWFQRVILRRDPAEAGKAEQQPVGPIGKTFEGLARLMTKRTDQPAVIDAYFDKLAKLRTRMNAIKNQGQIGVGARKLMQDTFSNEGSELSAALTLVDEQMLTGLDETQRDAMRPLLLRPLTQTFAALVPPTENEINRVWAAQVYEPFRNGIGQRYPFNLNTDVDAAPGDVAAIFGASGAIAAFNKDALGTLVIQRGNLLESRRWAGIGITLSSELVANYGNWVSGQSGAVAKDVSIFELLPMPAVGAIEYTIDISGQTLRYRNTPPQWMTMQWPNAGAVPGAKITAVTSDGRSVEMFNAPGDNGLGRLIKAAAQEPVDDATRRFTWSDQGVSISVQMRIVQSAGKATGGGDWQRGLQLPATVAGSPTTVGADAPAAAAPPGSVPAGASAQEGGQ from the coding sequence ATGTTCAGCAATCTCAGGTATTACCTTCGCGATTACCGTCTCTGGATGATTCTCGGCTTGCTCGCCGCCGCCGCAGTCGCCTACTTCGGCACCGAGGGCTTGCGCGAAATTGGCCTGTGGGCGGCGGCGGTGCTGGCGGTCTGTCTGACGATATGGCTGCTGGTGTGGATCGTGCGCCGGATCATTGCGCGCCGCGCTGCGCGCAGCCTGGATGCGATGGTGCAAGGCGAAGCCGATCGCGCGGTCGCCGCCGCGCAGCCGGCCAACCGCGCCGACACCGAAGCGCTGCGCTCGCGCATGTTAGAGGCGGTCAAGGCGATCAAGTCCTCGCGCCTGGGCGTGCTCAAGGGCAAGGCGGCGCTGTACGAACTGCCGTGGTACGTGATCATTGGCAATCCTGCGGCTGGCAAGAGCACCGCGATCCTCAATTCCGGGTTGCAGTTCCCGTTCGAGGACAATCGCGGCAACGTGATCCAGGGCATCGGCGGCACGCGCAATTGCGATTGGTACTTCACCATGACCGGTATCGTGCTTGATACCGCCGGTCGGTATTCGGTCAGTGTCGAAGACCGCCTGGAATGGCTCACCTTTCTCGCGCTGCTGAAAAAGCACCGGCCGCGCGCGCCGATCAACGGCATCATCATCGCCGCCAGCATCGCCGAACTGTCCGGTAGCAAGCCCGAGTTCGCGATCGAGCTGGCCAAGAACCTGCGCCAGCGCGTGCAGGAAATTACCCAGCGCCTGGAAGTGTTCGCGCCGGTGTACGTGGTGTTTACCAAGGCCGACCTGATCGCCGGCTTCTCCGAATTCTTCCACAATCTGGATCCGTCCGAGCGCGAGAACGTGTGGGGTGCGACCCTGCCCTACGATCCGACCGCCAATACCGATGCGCTGGCCGCCTTCGACACTCATTTCGACGAACTGGCCGAAGGCCTCAAGGAAATGAGCCTGGCGCACATGGCGATGCAGCGTGGGCGTCAGGTGTCGCCGGGCCTGCTGACACTGCCGCTGGAGTTCGTCGGCATCAAACCGGCGCTGCGCACCTTCATCGCCACGCTGTTCGAAGAAAACCCCTATCAGTTCAAGCCGGTGTTCCGCGGTTTCTACTTCAGCAGCGCGTTGCAGGAAGGCCATTCCGTGCACCACGCCTCCGAGCGGGTGAGCCGCCAGTTCGCGCTGCAGGCGCGTGCGCAATCCGGCGAAGCGGTGCCGTCGGGACAGACCGCTTACTTCCTGAAAGACCTGTTCCGCAAGGTCATCTTCACCGACAAACAGCTCGTCCGGCAGTACTCCAGCCCGCACCAGAACCGCCTGCGCTACGGCGTCTTCCTCGGTGGCGTCGCCGTGCTGGCGTTGGCGCTGGGTCTGTGGACCTGGTCGTACACCACCAACGTGCAACTGGTGAACAACGCCACCAAGGATCTGGATCAGGCCGTGCGCGTGCAGGCCAACCGGGTCGACTTGCAATCGCGCATCGACGCGCTGCTGCTGTTGCAGGATCGGCTCGAGCAGCTGGACCGCTACAAGCAAAAGGGCGGCATCACCTCCGGGCTGGGCCTGTACCAGGGCGGCAACATCCGCAAGAAGCTGCTGGCCGAGTACTACAACGGCATGCGCCAGGTGATGCTTGAGCCGACCACCGCCAATCTGGAGTCGTTCCTGGGGCAAGTGGTCAGCGAGCGCGACAGGCTCGGCAAGGCGGCCGGCCCGCAGCAGGCCGCGCAGCAAGACAGCGTGCTGTATCAGGACGCGTCGCCGACCGATACCAACGACGCCTACAACGCGCTGAAGACCTACCTGATGCTGGGCAACCGCAAGCACGTGGAGAGCGCGCACCTGACGCAGCAGCTGACCCTGTTCTGGCGCGGCTGGCTGGACGCCAATCGCGGCCAGATGACCCGCGAGGAGATGACCCGCGCGGCCGAGAAGCTGATGACGTTCTACGTCGCCCAGGCCGAAGATGCGCAGTGGCCGCAGGTGCAGACCAAGGTCACCCTGGTCAACGACAGCCGCGAGGCGCTGACCCGGGTGATGAAGGGCCAGCCGGCGATGCAACGCGTATTCGCGCAGATCAAGGCGCGCGCGGCGGCGCGCTTCCCCACGGTGACGGTCAACGCGCTGATCGGCGAGGAAGCCAACAGCGGCGCGATCACCGGCAGCTATGCCATTTCCGGGGCGTTCTCGCGCGAGGCGTGGGAAGAATACGTCAAGGACGCGATCAAGGAAGCGGCCAATACGCAGCTCAGCACCACCGACTGGGTCCTGGACACGAGCGAGCAGAGCGACCTGTCGCTGGCCGGCAGCCCTGAGCACGTCGCGCGCGAACTGGTGACGGCGTACAAGCAGGAATACGCCAAGGAGTGGCGCAAGTTCATCCAGGGGATCAGCGTGGCGCCGTTCCATGGCTTCGACCAGGCGCTGTCGCGGATGAATCGCATCGGCGATCCGGCCAACTCGCCGTTGCGCAAGCTGCTGGAAAAGATCAACGAGCAGACCATCTGGGACAACCCGATGGCCGACGCCTTATCGAAGAAGGCGTCCGGCGGGGTCGTCGCCTGGTTCCAGCGGGTGATCCTGCGCCGCGATCCGGCCGAAGCCGGCAAAGCTGAGCAGCAGCCGGTCGGCCCGATCGGCAAGACCTTCGAGGGCCTGGCGCGGCTGATGACCAAGCGCACGGACCAGCCGGCGGTCATTGATGCCTACTTCGACAAGTTGGCCAAGTTGCGCACGCGCATGAACGCGATCAAGAACCAGGGCCAGATCGGCGTCGGCGCGCGCAAGCTGATGCAGGACACCTTCAGCAACGAAGGCTCCGAACTCAGCGCCGCGCTGACCCTGGTGGACGAGCAGATGCTGACCGGGCTGGATGAAACCCAGCGCGACGCGATGCGTCCGCTGTTGCTGCGTCCGTTGACCCAGACCTTCGCCGCGCTGGTGCCGCCGACTGAGAACGAGATCAACCGGGTGTGGGCGGCGCAGGTCTACGAACCGTTCCGTAACGGCATCGGCCAGCGCTATCCGTTCAACCTCAACACGGACGTGGATGCCGCCCCCGGCGACGTGGCTGCGATCTTCGGCGCCAGCGGCGCGATCGCCGCGTTCAACAAGGACGCACTCGGCACCTTGGTGATCCAGCGCGGCAACCTGCTCGAATCGCGGCGTTGGGCGGGCATCGGCATCACCTTGTCCAGCGAACTGGTGGCCAACTACGGCAACTGGGTCAGCGGCCAGTCCGGCGCGGTGGCCAAGGACGTCAGCATCTTCGAGCTCCTGCCGATGCCGGCGGTAGGCGCGATCGAATACACCATCGACATCTCTGGCCAGACGCTGCGCTACCGCAACACCCCGCCGCAGTGGATGACCATGCAGTGGCCGAACGCCGGTGCGGTGCCCGGTGCCAAGATCACCGCGGTCACCAGCGACGGGCGCAGCGTCGAGATGTTCAATGCGCCTGGCGACAATGGCCTTGGCCGCTTGATCAAGGCAGCCGCCCAGGAACCCGTGGACGATGCCACCCGTCGCTTCACCTGGAGCGACCAAGGCGTGTCCATCAGCGTGCAGATGCGCATCGTGCAGAGTGCCGGCAAGGCTACCGGGGGGGGCGACTGGCAGCGTGGCCTGCAACTTCCGGCGACGGTGGCCGGTAGCCCGACAACCGTCGGTGCCGATGCGCCAGCGGCCGCTGCGCCGCCCGGTTCGGTTCCGGCGGGTGCGTCCGCACAAGAAGGTGGCCAATGA
- a CDS encoding transposase produces MRVHDVSGAIVHDRRHFERLLDAGNTARTIRVDGAYADRDPKARLKEEGYRVDIQHNGTRGNPLSRAQQRRNQRIAKDRVFVEHAFARLMHQGGKCLRTLGLARAKGVIGLKVAGHHLLRLARLQQAGMRPG; encoded by the coding sequence ATGCGCGTACACGATGTCAGCGGCGCGATCGTGCATGACAGGCGGCACTTCGAGCGGTTGCTGGATGCGGGTAATACCGCCCGCACGATTCGTGTCGATGGCGCTTATGCCGATCGAGACCCTAAAGCTCGCTTGAAGGAAGAGGGATATCGCGTGGATATCCAGCACAACGGTACACGCGGCAACCCATTGAGCCGGGCGCAGCAGCGTCGCAATCAGCGCATCGCCAAAGATCGGGTGTTTGTCGAGCACGCGTTCGCGCGACTGATGCACCAAGGTGGCAAGTGCCTACGCACGCTCGGCTTGGCACGTGCGAAGGGGGTGATCGGGTTGAAGGTTGCCGGCCATCACCTGCTGCGTCTGGCGCGATTGCAGCAGGCCGGGATGCGGCCGGGATGA